From one Dehalococcoidia bacterium genomic stretch:
- the rho gene encoding transcription termination factor Rho: MSINITELESKTREQLQEMAKELGISGCTSLKKRDLVLRLLQASAEMQGNLFSGGVLDIMDDGYGFLRQNSSRAVATDIYVSQSQIRRFGLRTGDTITGQVRPPKNGEKYYSLLHIEAVNGIDPEQVKDRPHFNSLTPTFPERFIDLETTSGNLATRLLNLIAPIGRGQRGLIVSPPKAGKTMLLKHIANGTSANYNDIIIMVCLIGERPEEVTDMKRSVKGEVISSTFDEPVESHTKVAELALERAKRLVETGKDVMILLDGITRLTRAYNLALPSSGRTLSGGIDSVALYPPKRFFGAARNTEEGGSLTIIATCIIDTGSRMDDVIYEEFKGTGNMELHLDRKLAERRIFPAMDILRSGTRREELIVNEQTVQKMWLLRRMANLLSNNSQSPTDATERVLERLAKTSSNAEFLATLSKDM, translated from the coding sequence ATGAGCATCAATATTACGGAACTGGAATCAAAGACGCGCGAACAATTGCAGGAAATGGCGAAGGAACTTGGCATCTCCGGCTGTACATCCCTGAAGAAGCGGGATCTGGTCTTGAGGCTTCTCCAGGCAAGCGCAGAGATGCAGGGAAATCTATTTAGTGGCGGTGTGCTGGATATCATGGATGACGGTTACGGTTTCCTGCGCCAGAACAGCAGCAGGGCTGTGGCCACCGACATTTACGTATCACAATCCCAGATTCGGCGCTTCGGACTGCGCACCGGCGACACCATCACCGGTCAAGTAAGACCGCCGAAGAACGGGGAGAAATACTATAGCCTTTTACACATCGAGGCGGTCAACGGCATTGACCCGGAGCAGGTGAAGGATCGCCCACATTTCAATTCCCTGACCCCCACCTTCCCCGAGCGGTTCATCGACCTGGAAACCACCTCCGGCAATCTTGCCACCCGCCTGTTGAACCTGATCGCTCCCATCGGTCGCGGGCAACGGGGGCTCATCGTCTCCCCACCCAAGGCGGGGAAGACCATGCTGCTCAAGCACATAGCTAATGGCACCTCAGCCAACTATAATGACATCATTATCATGGTCTGCCTCATCGGGGAGCGCCCCGAGGAGGTCACCGATATGAAGCGCTCAGTGAAAGGGGAGGTGATAAGCTCCACCTTCGATGAGCCGGTGGAGAGCCATACCAAGGTAGCTGAGCTCGCCCTGGAGCGGGCCAAGCGCCTGGTGGAGACCGGGAAGGATGTGATGATCCTCCTCGATGGCATCACCCGGCTCACCCGTGCCTACAATCTCGCCCTGCCCTCCAGCGGGCGTACGCTCTCCGGAGGCATCGATTCGGTAGCCCTCTACCCTCCAAAGCGCTTCTTTGGCGCTGCCCGCAACACAGAGGAGGGAGGCTCACTGACCATCATTGCTACCTGTATCATCGATACCGGCAGCCGAATGGACGATGTCATCTATGAGGAGTTCAAGGGGACAGGGAACATGGAGCTTCACCTCGACCGCAAGCTTGCGGAGCGCCGCATATTCCCCGCCATGGACATCCTGAGAAGTGGCACACGCCGTGAGGAACTGATAGTGAATGAGCAAACCGTGCAAAAGATGTGGCTGCTCCGCCGAATGGCGAACCTGTTAAGTAATAACTCCCAAAGCCCTACCGATGCAACCGAGCGGGTTCTGGAAAGGTTAGCCAAGACCTCCTCCAATGCCGAGTTCCTCGCCACCCTATCCAAGGATATGTAG
- the fsa gene encoding fructose-6-phosphate aldolase gives MDIYLDTANIEHIRHAARLGVISGVTTNPTLVSREKAGNLKAAVLEICSIVPGPISVEALSLDAEGMKREARELSSWHENIVVKIPVSEAGLEAISVLSQENIKTNLTLCFSANQALLGAIVGATYVSPFVGRLDDIGHQGMAVVSDAVEIFHKYDLHTKVIAASLRHPLHTIAAAKAGAHIATIPYSVLMQMIRHPLTDIGISRFAEDWKKVTQK, from the coding sequence ATGGATATTTATCTTGATACGGCAAATATAGAGCACATCCGCCATGCTGCCAGGCTGGGGGTCATCAGTGGCGTGACCACGAATCCTACCCTGGTTTCGCGGGAAAAGGCCGGTAACCTTAAAGCAGCGGTGCTGGAGATATGTTCCATTGTTCCCGGCCCCATATCCGTAGAGGCGCTTAGCCTCGATGCCGAAGGGATGAAACGGGAGGCACGGGAGCTTTCCTCATGGCATGAGAACATCGTGGTCAAGATACCGGTATCGGAGGCGGGGCTGGAGGCAATAAGCGTGCTATCTCAGGAGAACATCAAGACAAACCTTACCCTTTGTTTCTCCGCAAATCAGGCACTTCTGGGTGCCATTGTGGGGGCTACCTATGTAAGCCCCTTTGTGGGGCGGCTCGATGATATCGGTCATCAGGGAATGGCGGTGGTTTCCGATGCGGTGGAGATATTCCATAAATATGATCTTCACACCAAGGTGATTGCCGCCAGCCTGCGCCATCCCCTGCATACCATCGCCGCGGCCAAGGCAGGAGCCCACATTGCCACCATCCCCTATAGTGTACTGATGCAGATGATTCGCCATCCACTCACCGATATCGGCATTTCCCGCTTCGCGGAAGACTGGAAGAAGGTAACCCAAAAATGA
- a CDS encoding CTP synthase: protein MTKYIFVTGGVVSSVGKGIAAASIGRILKSRNISVSVQKLDPYINVDPGTMSPYQHGEVFVTQDGEETDLDLGHYERFIDTNLTASSSVTTGQIYSSIIAQERRGDFLGGTIQVVPHVTNEIKRRFSEVARESRASVVIVEVGGTVGDIEGLPFLESIRQMRSEVGRENILYVHVTLLPYLSSTGELKTKPTQHSVNELRRIGIQPDVIVCRSDQPITDEIRDKIALFCDVDRRAVVPLLTLPVIYETPLVLEEAGLGELILDMLGLPNTSADLNEWRHLVNQMKEPKEPVSIAIVGKYVELRDSYLSVKEALDHAAVYHDRAIQIHWIHSEDLERDGDSLLRSVQGIVVPGGFGVRGIEGMVTAARYARENKIPYLGLCLGMHIMIIEYARYVLGSTEPNSAEFDAETPYPVIDLLPEQRQASGKGGTMRLGSYPCHLVTGTKAASAYGEKVIYERHRHRFEFNNDYRDTLVSAGMVFSGLSPEGSLVEIGELRDHPFMLGCQFHPEFLSRPNRAHPLFRDFVGVAKGVLREGAQPTLPLV from the coding sequence ATGACCAAGTATATCTTTGTAACTGGCGGCGTAGTTAGCTCCGTGGGAAAGGGCATCGCCGCTGCCTCTATAGGAAGGATCTTGAAAAGCCGCAACATCTCGGTCTCCGTTCAGAAGCTGGACCCCTACATTAATGTTGATCCGGGGACAATGTCTCCATACCAGCATGGCGAGGTCTTCGTTACTCAGGACGGTGAGGAAACCGACCTCGACCTGGGTCACTACGAACGCTTCATCGATACCAACCTTACTGCTTCCTCCAGCGTGACCACGGGTCAGATTTACAGCTCGATCATTGCCCAGGAACGGCGTGGGGATTTTCTCGGCGGCACTATTCAGGTGGTGCCTCATGTTACCAATGAGATAAAGCGTCGTTTCAGCGAGGTGGCGAGAGAGAGCCGGGCGAGCGTTGTGATTGTCGAGGTAGGAGGCACAGTGGGTGACATCGAGGGACTTCCCTTCCTCGAGTCCATCCGCCAGATGAGGAGCGAGGTGGGCAGGGAGAATATCCTCTATGTTCATGTTACCCTTCTCCCATACCTCTCCTCTACCGGAGAGCTGAAGACCAAGCCCACCCAGCATAGCGTCAATGAGCTTAGGCGCATCGGTATCCAGCCGGATGTTATTGTATGCCGCAGTGACCAGCCCATCACTGACGAGATCAGGGACAAGATCGCCCTCTTCTGCGATGTCGACCGGCGTGCCGTGGTGCCCCTGCTCACACTGCCCGTAATATATGAGACCCCTCTCGTCCTTGAGGAGGCGGGGTTGGGGGAACTCATTCTAGATATGCTTGGCCTACCCAACACAAGCGCGGATCTCAACGAGTGGCGGCACCTTGTGAACCAGATGAAGGAGCCCAAGGAACCTGTCTCTATCGCCATTGTGGGGAAATACGTGGAGCTACGAGACTCCTACCTCTCGGTCAAGGAGGCTTTAGACCACGCTGCAGTCTACCATGATAGAGCTATACAGATTCATTGGATTCACTCGGAGGACCTAGAGAGGGATGGTGACAGCTTGCTGCGCTCCGTTCAAGGGATTGTGGTCCCCGGCGGCTTCGGCGTTCGAGGCATCGAAGGCATGGTAACCGCAGCTCGATATGCCAGGGAGAACAAAATCCCCTACCTGGGACTTTGTCTGGGGATGCATATTATGATTATTGAGTATGCCCGGTATGTGCTTGGTTCCACTGAGCCCAATTCTGCCGAGTTTGATGCGGAGACTCCCTATCCCGTGATCGACCTGCTTCCGGAACAGCGCCAGGCATCAGGAAAAGGGGGCACAATGCGGTTGGGCAGCTATCCATGTCACCTGGTAACCGGGACCAAAGCCGCTTCAGCATACGGGGAGAAGGTAATCTATGAACGCCATCGCCACCGATTTGAGTTCAATAATGATTATCGGGATACATTAGTCAGCGCGGGTATGGTTTTCAGCGGTCTCTCCCCAGAGGGGAGCCTGGTTGAGATAGGCGAGCTTCGGGACCACCCATTTATGCTGGGATGCCAGTTTCACCCCGAGTTCCTCTCGCGTCCCAACCGTGCTCATCCCCTGTTCCGCGATTTCGTCGGGGTAGCGAAAGGGGTGCTCCGCGAGGGAGCTCAGCCCACCCTGCCCCTGGTATAA
- a CDS encoding prephenate dehydrogenase/arogenate dehydrogenase family protein — translation MRIAIIGLGLIGGSIGLALRKADAGFEVVGFARRPEVASRAFELGAVDRTEVSLLSAVKGADLVIISTPAMAMNGILAEMGVGLRQGSIVTDTASTKARVLDWAKQALPPSVSFIGGHPMAGKEASGVEAADGDLFRGCNYLLIAGSGASEEACDRVAAMVRQIGANPLFVDASEHDSLVAGISHLPLLISVALVAVTTKSPLWPKMATLAASGFRDLSRLASGDPLMSRDICLTNREPIIKWIDDYIEELRALRYLISEGGEIDRLEEAFIQVRKERERWLRM, via the coding sequence ATGAGGATAGCCATTATCGGGCTGGGGTTGATCGGTGGGTCGATAGGCCTGGCCTTAAGAAAGGCTGATGCGGGCTTTGAGGTGGTAGGTTTCGCCCGCCGACCTGAGGTTGCATCTCGGGCGTTTGAGCTAGGGGCGGTGGACCGCACTGAGGTGAGTTTGCTTTCTGCAGTGAAGGGTGCTGACCTGGTCATTATCTCCACCCCTGCTATGGCAATGAATGGGATACTGGCCGAGATGGGGGTAGGCCTCCGCCAGGGCTCCATCGTTACCGATACGGCGAGCACCAAGGCAAGGGTTCTGGATTGGGCTAAGCAGGCTTTGCCCCCATCGGTGAGCTTTATCGGCGGACATCCCATGGCAGGCAAGGAGGCCTCCGGGGTAGAGGCTGCCGATGGCGATCTGTTTCGGGGCTGTAACTACTTACTGATAGCGGGTAGTGGTGCTAGTGAAGAGGCATGCGATAGGGTTGCGGCGATGGTGCGGCAAATCGGGGCAAATCCCCTCTTTGTGGATGCTTCAGAGCACGATAGTCTGGTCGCCGGCATAAGTCATCTTCCTCTGCTTATCTCGGTAGCCTTGGTCGCGGTGACAACCAAGAGTCCCTTGTGGCCCAAGATGGCAACGCTTGCCGCCTCGGGGTTTCGAGACCTTAGCCGCTTGGCATCGGGGGATCCCCTGATGAGTCGGGACATCTGCCTCACCAATAGGGAGCCCATCATTAAATGGATCGATGATTATATTGAGGAACTGAGGGCACTACGCTACCTGATAAGCGAGGGTGGTGAAATCGATAGGCTGGAAGAGGCCTTTATACAGGTACGCAAGGAACGAGAGAGATGGCTGCGAATGTAA
- the aroA gene encoding 3-phosphoshikimate 1-carboxyvinyltransferase: protein MKQRVRGCSILRGQIEPPGDKSISHRALILNSIARGRARIENIAPGDDVCATISCLRALGVEINQEGDALVVSGVGRAGFSEPVDVLHAGNSATTVRLLAGLLAAQPFLSIVTGDESLRSRPMDRLIQPMRLMGAEIWGRGSNSLAPLAIKGNKLKGIDYRLPVASAQIKSAILIAALFAEGDTTITEPAPSRDHTERMLKAMGAGLRREGTRIKLTPTASPVNIDVRVPGDISAAACWLVAGAIHPNARIRVVNTGINPSRSGIIDVLKQMGAKLGVERVRRVGGEPVADLEIESSNLVATQIGGSLIPRLIDELPLIALAGSFARGTTTIIDAQELRVKESDRIGATVRELSKLGVDIYELPDGMVIRGGGQAAEGEREKKLTGAECASNHDHRLAMTLGIAALVAQGETVIHDAEVVAISYPNFWQEMERLVVIERGES from the coding sequence ATGAAGCAGCGGGTAAGGGGTTGCTCGATTCTGCGGGGTCAGATCGAGCCACCGGGAGATAAGTCGATATCGCATCGTGCCCTTATACTGAATAGCATAGCCAGGGGGAGGGCGAGGATAGAGAATATAGCCCCGGGCGATGATGTCTGCGCCACGATATCATGTTTAAGGGCTTTGGGGGTGGAGATTAACCAGGAGGGGGACGCTTTAGTTGTCTCCGGCGTGGGTAGAGCGGGCTTTAGTGAGCCTGTAGATGTGCTCCATGCCGGTAACAGCGCCACCACAGTACGTCTTCTAGCGGGGCTGCTTGCCGCTCAGCCCTTTCTCTCCATAGTTACCGGGGATGAGTCGCTGAGGTCTCGCCCTATGGACCGCTTGATCCAGCCAATGCGCTTGATGGGAGCGGAGATCTGGGGGCGGGGCAGTAATTCCCTTGCACCGCTAGCGATCAAAGGGAATAAGCTTAAGGGAATAGACTATCGCCTACCTGTAGCGAGCGCACAGATAAAGTCAGCGATCCTTATTGCCGCCCTCTTCGCCGAGGGGGATACCACCATTACTGAGCCGGCGCCCTCGCGCGATCACACCGAGCGCATGCTCAAGGCTATGGGGGCAGGGCTCCGGCGTGAGGGCACAAGGATCAAGCTTACTCCCACTGCCTCACCGGTAAACATCGATGTTCGCGTCCCCGGTGATATTAGCGCTGCTGCCTGCTGGCTCGTAGCCGGGGCGATCCATCCCAATGCCCGGATCAGGGTGGTAAATACAGGGATCAACCCCTCCAGGAGCGGGATCATAGACGTACTTAAACAGATGGGTGCAAAGCTTGGTGTGGAGCGTGTACGAAGGGTGGGCGGCGAGCCTGTCGCCGATCTTGAGATCGAATCCAGCAACCTGGTAGCGACGCAGATTGGGGGAAGCCTCATCCCCAGGCTTATCGATGAGCTGCCGCTTATTGCCCTTGCTGGCTCTTTCGCACGGGGGACGACCACCATCATAGATGCTCAGGAGCTCAGGGTCAAGGAGTCCGATAGAATAGGGGCCACGGTGAGGGAGTTATCGAAACTGGGGGTTGATATATATGAGCTTCCCGATGGCATGGTTATTCGAGGGGGTGGGCAGGCCGCTGAGGGAGAGCGAGAGAAGAAGCTCACCGGTGCAGAGTGCGCGAGCAACCATGATCATCGTCTGGCAATGACCCTGGGTATTGCGGCACTGGTGGCTCAGGGAGAGACAGTGATCCATGATGCCGAGGTAGTAGCTATATCATATCCCAACTTCTGGCAGGAAATGGAGAGACTCGTTGTAATAGAAAGGGGGGAAAGCTAA
- a CDS encoding DUF370 domain-containing protein, with protein sequence MKTELIHVGFGNVLAINRVIAMAPPNSAPTKRMAQEGKSKGMVIDLTNGRRTKAVLIMDSGHIVMAAITPETIAGRLTAIREG encoded by the coding sequence ATGAAAACAGAGCTAATTCATGTCGGTTTCGGCAATGTGCTGGCAATAAACAGGGTAATCGCTATGGCACCCCCGAATTCAGCTCCCACCAAGCGCATGGCTCAAGAGGGCAAGAGCAAGGGGATGGTTATTGACCTGACCAATGGCAGAAGGACAAAAGCGGTGCTCATTATGGACAGCGGCCATATCGTGATGGCAGCCATCACTCCGGAGACCATTGCAGGCAGGCTGACAGCGATTCGGGAGGGTTAG
- a CDS encoding guanylate kinase, whose amino-acid sequence MKDKRPLSSKKPLFIVLSGPSGVGKDAVLAWVKGSGHPLYFTVTATTRPQRKGESDGVDYQFVSRERFEEMVSGGELVEWAEVYGHFYGVPRRQVKEALERGCDVLVKVDVQGAATIKRAVPQALLIFLAPPSMAALEKRVRQRNTESAIELERRLATAHEEMSQQGMFDYVVVNDRVDRAAAQIDTIIAAERRRENPRGVDL is encoded by the coding sequence CTGAAGGATAAGCGCCCCCTTTCCAGCAAGAAGCCACTGTTTATTGTGCTCTCCGGCCCTTCCGGTGTGGGCAAGGATGCGGTGCTCGCCTGGGTGAAGGGATCGGGGCATCCCCTCTATTTCACGGTGACTGCCACCACCCGTCCGCAAAGGAAGGGAGAGAGCGATGGGGTGGACTATCAGTTCGTCTCAAGGGAGAGGTTTGAGGAGATGGTCAGTGGAGGGGAACTTGTGGAATGGGCCGAGGTCTATGGCCATTTTTATGGGGTGCCCAGGCGCCAGGTGAAAGAGGCGCTGGAGCGGGGATGCGATGTCTTGGTGAAGGTCGATGTCCAGGGGGCGGCAACCATTAAGCGCGCCGTGCCCCAGGCACTCCTAATATTCCTGGCTCCTCCCTCTATGGCGGCATTGGAGAAACGGGTCAGGCAGCGCAATACTGAATCCGCCATCGAGCTGGAGCGGCGCCTCGCTACTGCTCATGAAGAGATGAGCCAACAAGGGATGTTCGATTATGTGGTGGTAAATGATCGGGTGGACCGGGCGGCAGCTCAGATAGATACCATTATCGCCGCGGAGAGGCGCCGGGAAAACCCTAGGGGGGTTGACCTTTAA
- a CDS encoding TIM barrel protein has protein sequence MVATVKSEKLLFGTAGVPRSSILQSTESGIERVAELGLNCLEVQFVRGVKMNEGMARQVGEVAKKCAVRLTAHAPYFINLNAHEKEKVLASQERLIQAARIASLFGAVCIVFHAASYLNDSPAAVYDRAKGKLEETVRKLRASGNRVLLRPETRGKGSQFGTLDEILNLSAEIEGVAPCIDFSHLHARTGNFNSYGEFMAILKQVEERLGRQALEQMHIHLSGIQYDQKGEIKHLNLKDSDLRYVELLRALKELEVKGLIICESPEREGDALLLQETYNSL, from the coding sequence ATGGTAGCTACGGTTAAGAGCGAAAAACTCCTTTTCGGTACCGCAGGCGTCCCCCGCAGCTCCATATTACAGTCGACCGAATCCGGCATCGAGCGGGTAGCGGAACTGGGGCTTAATTGCCTAGAGGTGCAATTTGTGCGCGGGGTGAAGATGAATGAGGGGATGGCACGGCAAGTGGGTGAGGTTGCGAAAAAGTGTGCTGTGAGGCTTACCGCACACGCCCCCTATTTCATAAATCTCAATGCCCATGAGAAAGAGAAGGTCCTCGCCAGCCAGGAGCGGTTGATTCAGGCCGCGCGTATCGCCTCGCTCTTTGGGGCCGTGTGTATTGTGTTTCACGCTGCCTCCTATCTAAACGATTCACCCGCAGCGGTATACGACAGAGCAAAAGGGAAACTGGAGGAGACGGTTAGAAAGCTCAGGGCATCGGGCAATCGGGTCTTACTGCGGCCCGAGACCAGGGGGAAAGGTAGCCAGTTCGGAACCCTGGATGAGATTTTAAACCTGAGCGCTGAGATCGAGGGCGTCGCCCCTTGCATCGACTTCTCCCACCTGCATGCCAGAACAGGAAATTTCAATTCATATGGTGAATTCATGGCCATACTGAAACAGGTGGAGGAGAGGCTGGGGAGGCAGGCACTGGAGCAGATGCACATTCACCTCTCGGGGATCCAGTATGACCAAAAGGGAGAGATCAAGCATCTTAACCTGAAAGACTCGGACCTCCGCTATGTGGAACTCCTAAGAGCGTTAAAGGAGCTAGAGGTAAAGGGGCTTATTATCTGTGAAAGCCCGGAACGTGAGGGAGACGCGCTGCTTCTCCAGGAAACCTACAACTCTCTATAG
- a CDS encoding MFS transporter gives MSVFQHPDPPGSSELDALIPYQGKVTTFTSLKNRHYRWFWLGMLASFVAVHFQLVARNWLVYEMTGSALYLGIVIAAWGLPILLLSLYGGAVADRVKKRDLLIWTQVANGIITLIIAVLIGTGEIALWHLIAAAALTGIIFAFHVPARLAIIPELVQERELMNAIALNSTGMNLSRFIGFAIGGALLGAIGVAGVYYLVVFCFFVSAALLFMLPVVEKVRERAVTSIRVDLVEGLRYLHHSPIIRSLLAMAFVSIAFGLPYMNLMPVFAVDIFNVGEVGLGLLLGMAGLGSLIGSLVIASLGDFRRKGLLLVGLAFGFGASVAFFGFSGSYPLSLVLLVAVGLLGTGYLAINNTLIQSSVPHEMLGRVMSIYVMTFAMMPLGTLPLGAVSEAVGAPLAIGAGGIIVVLFTLVMAVFQPRLRRLE, from the coding sequence ATGTCGGTTTTTCAACACCCTGACCCGCCAGGAAGTAGTGAACTGGATGCATTAATCCCTTATCAGGGAAAGGTCACTACCTTCACCTCGCTCAAGAATCGCCACTACCGCTGGTTCTGGCTGGGTATGCTCGCCTCCTTTGTAGCGGTCCATTTTCAGCTGGTTGCACGGAACTGGCTGGTCTATGAGATGACCGGTTCGGCGCTGTACTTGGGTATCGTGATCGCTGCCTGGGGGCTTCCCATCCTCCTGCTCTCGCTTTATGGGGGCGCGGTAGCCGATCGGGTTAAAAAGCGTGACCTTCTTATCTGGACCCAGGTGGCCAATGGCATTATCACCCTCATCATCGCTGTTCTGATAGGTACCGGGGAGATTGCCCTGTGGCATCTAATCGCTGCTGCAGCACTCACCGGTATTATCTTTGCCTTCCATGTACCTGCGCGCCTGGCGATAATCCCTGAACTGGTGCAGGAAAGGGAGCTCATGAATGCCATCGCACTTAACTCCACCGGGATGAATCTGTCAAGATTTATAGGCTTCGCCATTGGGGGAGCACTGCTAGGTGCCATCGGGGTGGCCGGCGTCTACTACTTAGTGGTGTTCTGCTTCTTTGTATCGGCGGCCTTGCTATTTATGCTGCCGGTGGTGGAGAAGGTTCGAGAGCGAGCGGTCACCTCGATACGGGTTGACCTGGTGGAGGGACTGCGCTACCTACACCACAGCCCCATCATCCGCTCGCTGCTGGCTATGGCCTTCGTCTCCATCGCCTTTGGCCTGCCCTACATGAACCTTATGCCCGTATTTGCCGTTGACATCTTCAATGTTGGCGAGGTTGGCCTGGGATTGCTTCTGGGCATGGCGGGACTGGGGTCGCTTATCGGCTCCCTCGTCATCGCCTCCCTGGGAGATTTCCGGAGGAAGGGGCTGCTTCTTGTCGGTCTCGCTTTCGGGTTCGGGGCCAGCGTGGCGTTCTTTGGTTTTTCAGGTTCCTACCCCCTCTCACTCGTGCTGCTTGTCGCGGTGGGTCTGCTCGGCACCGGCTATCTGGCGATTAATAATACACTGATTCAGAGCAGTGTGCCCCATGAGATGCTGGGAAGGGTGATGAGCATCTATGTTATGACCTTTGCCATGATGCCACTCGGGACATTGCCGCTGGGCGCTGTTAGCGAGGCTGTCGGAGCGCCACTGGCGATAGGGGCTGGTGGCATCATTGTGGTCCTCTTCACCCTGGTGATGGCTGTCTTTCAGCCCAGACTCAGGCGACTGGAGTAG